From a region of the Castanea sativa cultivar Marrone di Chiusa Pesio chromosome 10, ASM4071231v1 genome:
- the LOC142613522 gene encoding protein SWOLLEN 1 isoform X3 — protein MDYDDNDFQSQNLHLAGEGSTKFPPVLRPYALPKFDFDDSLQGHLRFDSLVETEVFLGIESNEDNQWIEDFSRGSSGIEFNSSAAESCSISRRNNVWSEATSSESVEMLLKSVGQEETILRQTIVEESDACDELGSLTKQMEPSLKHDDDILPKIGDDTDSKSTLPQDEIPENFSVLKEDIPVEPCVEDTSKTHEDEFSVDGRSGELDPNAVSVKGGLPMIEEDTFADSKSNVADRRNINPSVDEYLDHKTQEDFSASGMQVDNMVSRAQNIISSGGELNNEDLQQEIDDVGNMNLDGMQTGNDERKEGFHALSREAENLDGNAVESGTFHLENPLGSTLKVESVKEGNDIENHIINVEEPSSMVNKIVSALHTAEQCTEDVDSRIPVETRKCDAVLFKDTEFGEPSKVNTHEVSPLAFEGDYAVQVSGPEAGISASVEPKMDAIVQLTYGQESVVEKDNLLESSQQLDNEILVSKSEASLSSKEDNKVSKVEDKENSSSHMGGISTVTVCSSAELLREACEIGTLKVGQVVFGVSRENLVAEDHISSSILDESTQICEADKIYGQGEVHKCDIDVSISDKKSTKLPSESSNVDCVVDGSLIVDKGAGSSSHCEGSAGNEPVMLLDVTVSNESALNATLENAKVAFLDMTGVLHPSENVNTIDGVGDYKEVITVSSVGGFTYSDKESTATKISTEARLSTLKESSELETEPGPASESEKDASIDTAGKLLQKTVHQSLPKADTCNAEIQSEIQRVVVNEVNQECIRGNEVHAVICDVAAKEGGAADAVIFLEKREEVTVEENLEKASSEASGSLSSAICAMESGNASSNPDKPTGSPNMISTTELSQSEKEKEGVRASAQEEVNRSPDQKASVAEDPKGKDSSKDEQSFSFEIGSLADMSRKDTGKNSQPFPPISAGKVLPIVEGSPSSSGLGQMDAKISQDNSTGSPQVSEGQITRGGSKGTHERKTRRASGKTAIGKETPKRGNHMKEPTPTKQSERGDKAATASLSPSAIFQFVQSREMQHYGHVEGNSTKPIFVITASASSLPDLNTSASPSTLFQQPFTDLQQVQLRAQIFVYGALIQGTAPEEAHMISAFGGPDGGRNAWENAWRACMERLHSQKSHPITPETPLPSRSEFTSTGARAPDQASKQSTLQSKGVSSPLGRTSSKGTPTVVNSMIPLSSPLWSMPTPSGDALQSSVMQRGSVMDYQQTLSPLHPFQTPPVRNFVGHHTPWISQGPFRGPWMASPQTSAAPDASARLPNTEAIKLTPVKESSVLHSSGIKHPVVHSGVPTSTSLLDPKKVTASPGKNSTDPKSRKRRKNPVSEDLGQIVLQSQSQPEPVSTPAVTTHLPTSVAFTMPTGFASKATSEKFVISESPISSMDHLQKKADQDVQQRASLSEETLSKVKEARLQAEDAAVLSAAAVSHSQEVWSQLEERKNSGLVSDVEAKLASAAVAVAAAAAVAKAAAAAAKVASNAALQAKIMAEEALVLNGYGNPSQSTGTSLPDSMNILGQATPASILKGDNRTNSSSSIIIAAKEAVRKRVEAASAATKRAENMDAIVKAAELAAEAISQAGKIVAMGDPLPLTELLDFGPEGYWKVSRESTELVGKSIEVNREKLSNDIVGEGPGTSNKHIKDGPLEKESKSTTHEKSHLQTEMPKESMVDHMRLVDGISVPIPTNETDSRVQKGRKVSDLAKTIGVVPESEIGSRSTVRNEYEKAAETFKEDSIKEGSHVEVLKDTDGFKAAWFTANVLSLEDGKAYVCYTELQTDNAEGPLKEWVSLQGEGDKVPKIRTARPVTIMRYEGTRKRRRAAMGDYNWSVGDRVDAWIRDSWCEGIITEKNKKDETELTVHFPAQGETSVVRAWHLRPSLIWKDGEWIEWSNLRENVSASHEGDMPQEKRIKLGSPAVEAKGKDKMLESKGVVELGKSEESRLLDLSENEKVFNVGKNTRNENKPDALRTLRTGLQKEGSRVVIGVPKPGKKRKFMEVSKHYVADRGNKINEPNDSVKFVKYLMPQGSGSRGWKNSTKSSILKDKRVAETKPRGLKTGKPQSVSGRAVPAKDNLSINAVSAPDDGTLTNHSAKVKDSVSHAENASGKHNQFDIGSLSSTLGTAEGPILFSSRASSSDGSSKKVSTSNAKSERANKGKLAPAGGKLAKIEEEKIFNGNSAKLTSEVVEPRRSNRRIQPTSRLLEGLQSSLIISKIPSVSHDKGHKSSNRSASRGNNHG, from the exons ATGGATTATGATGACAATGATTTTCAAAGCCAGAATCTTCATTTAGCTGGTGAAGGAAGCACCAAATTTCCACCGGTTTTGCGGCCATATGCTCTTCCCAAGTTTGATTTTGACGACAGCCTTCAGGGGCATTTAAGGTTTGATAGCTTGGTTGAAACAGAAGTTTTTCTTGGCATTGAAAGTAACGAGGATAACCAGTGGATTGAAGATTTCTCTCGGGGGAGTAGTGGGATAGAGTTCAATTCAAGTGCAGCCGAATCCTGCTCTATATCAAGGCGTAACAATGTTTGGTCTGAGGCCACTTCCTCAGAATCTGTTGAAATGCTATTAAAATCCGTTGGGCAGGAGGAAACTATTCTCAGACAAACTATTGTTGAGGAGTCAGATGCATGTGATGAACTTGGTTCCTTAACCAAGCAAATGGAGCCTAGTCTGAAACATGATGATGACATTCTTCCTAAAATAGGGGATGATACAGATTCAAAGTCTACGTTACCACAGGATGAGATTCCTGAAAACTTTTCTGTGTTAAAAGAAGATATACCAGTTGAGCCTTGTGTTGAAGATACTTCAAAAACTCATGAAGATGAGTTTTCTGTGGATGGAAGATCAGGTGAACTGGATCCAAATGCTGTCAGTGTAAAGGGTGGCTTACCGATGATTGAGGAAGATACGTTTGCTGATAGCAAATCTAATGTTGCAGATAGAAGAAATATCAATCCTTCggttgatgaatatttggaTCACAAGACCCAAGAAGATTTTTCTGCTTCAGGGATGCAAGTTGATAATATGGTTTCCCGTGCACAAAATATCATTTCAAGTGGTGGTGAGCTGAATAATGAAGATCTCCAACAGGAGATAGATGATGTTGGCAATATGAATTTGGATGGAATGCAAACAGGAAATGATGAGCGAAAGGAAGGATTTCATGCACTGAGCAGAGAGGCTGAGAATTTGGATGGCAATGCAGTTGAAAGTGGTACCTTTCATTTGGAAAACCCTCTTGGCTCAACCTTGAAGGTAGAATCTGTGAAAGAAGGAAATGATATTGAAAATCATATCATTAATGTGGAGGAACCTTCTAGTATGGTAAACAAGATTGTTTCTGCATTGCATACGGCGGAACAATGCACAGAGGATGTAGATTCCAGAATTCCCGTGGAGACCAGGAAATGTGATGCGGTTTTGTTCAAAGACACAGAGTTTGGTGAACCTTCTAAAGTAAATACACATGAGGTCTCACCACTGGCCTTTGAAGGTGATTATGCAGTGCAAGTCAGTGGTCCTGAAGCTGGGATCTCTGCAAGTGTTGAGCCAAAGATGGATGCCATTGTGCAGCTAACATATGGACAGGAAAGTGTTGTTGAGAAAGATAATTTGTTAGAAAGTAGTCAACAATTAGATAATGAGATTTTAGTAAGTAAATCTGAGGCATCTTTGTCGTCCAAGGAGGATAATAAAGTTTCCAAAGTTGAAGATAAAGAAAACAGTAGCAGTCATATGGGAGGTATTTCTACTGTAACGGTGTGTTCTTCAGCTGAATTGCTTAGGGAAGCATGTGAGATTGGAACTCTTAAAGTTGGTCAGGTTGTTTTTGGAGTGTCTAGGGAGAATCTGGTTGCTGAAGACCACATCTCATCTTCCATTCTGGATGAATCCACTCAAATATGTGAAGCAGATAAAATCTATGGACAAGGTGAGGTTCATAAATGTGATATAGATGTTTCAATTAGTGATAAGAAGAGCACAAAGTTGCCATCTGAATCTAGTAATGTGGATTGTGTTGTGGATGGATCTCTTATTGTTGATAAGGGAGCTGGGAGCTCATCTCATTGTGAAGGTAGTGCTGGAAATGAGCCTGTTATGCTACTTGATGTCACTGTTAGCAATGAATCAG CATTAAATGCTACCTTGGAAAATGCTAAGGTGGCATTCCTTGATATGACTGGTGTTCTCCACCCTTCTGAGAATGTTAATACTATAGATGGAGTTGGTGATTATAAAGAGGTTATAACAGTATCTTCTGTTGGGGGTTTTACTTACTCTGATAAGGAGTCTACTGCAACCAAAATATCCACAGAAGCAAGATTATCTACTTTGAAGGAATCTTCAGAATTGGAAACTGAGCCAGGTCCTGCTTCTGAAAGTGAAAAAGATGCATCTATTGATACTGCTGGAAAGCTTTTACAAAAGACAGTTCATCAATCGCTGCCAAAGGCAGATACTTGTAATGCAGAAATTCAGAGTGAAATTCAAAGAGTGGTTGTTAATGAAGTTAACCAGGAATGCATTAGGGGGAACGAAGTGCATGCTGTTATCTGTGATGTAGCAGCAAAAGAGGGTGGTGCTGCTGATGCAGTAATTTTTCTTGAAAAGCGTGAGGAAGTGACTGTAGAAGAGAATCTTGAAAAGGCATCCTCAGAAGCTTCAG GTTCCTTATCTTCTGCTATATGTGCAATGGAAAGTGGAAATGCTTCTAGCAATCCTGATAAACCTACTGGTTCCCCTAATATGATAAGTACCACTGAGCTTTCTCAGAGTGAAAAGGAAAAGGAGGGGGTGAGGGCATCAGCACAGGAAGAAGTTAACAGGTCCCCTGATCAGAAAGCCTCAGTTGCTGAGGATCCAAAAGGAAAGGACAGTTCCAAAGATGAGCAGAGCTTCTCTTTTGAGATTGGTTCATTGGCAGATATGTCTAGAAAAGACACTGGAAAGAATTCACAACCCTTTCCTCCTATTTCTGCCGGCAAAGTATTGCCG ATTGTAGAGGGTTCTCCTTCAAGTTCTGGTTTAGGCCAAATGGATGCCAAGATTTCACAAGATAATTCTACTGGAAGTCCACAAGTATCTGAAGGACAGATTACACGTGGTGGTTCAAAAGGTACTCATGAGCGTAAGACAAGGCGGGCATCTGGTAAGACGGCAATTGGAAAGGAAACTCCTAAAAGGGGAAATCATATGAAAGAACCAACTCCTACAAAACAATCAGAAAGAGGGGATAAAGCAGCTACTGCATCCCTAAGCCCATCTGCAATTTTCCAGTTTGTGCAATCCAGGGAAATGCAGCACTATGGGCATGTAGAAGGCAATAGTACAAAGCCAATTTTTGTTATCACTGCTTCGGCATCTAGTCTGCCAGATTTGAATACTTCAGCTTCACCATCTACATTGTTTCAGCAACCTTTCACTGATTTACAGCAAGTGCAATTGCGTGCTCAGATCTTTGTGTATGGAGCTTTGAT TCAAGGAACAGCACCTGAAGAGGCACATATGATATCAGCATTTGGTGGACCTG ATGGTGGAAGGAATGCTTGGGAGAATGCCTGGCGTGCATGCATGGAAAGGCTACACAGTCAAAAGTCTCATCCCATTACCCCTGAAACCCCATTGCCATCACGTTCTG AATTCACATCTACAGGTGCTAGGGCTCCTGATCAAGCAAGCAAGCAAAGTACACTTCAAAGTAAAGGTGTCTCCTCACCTCTTGGTCGAACCAGCAGCAAGGGTACTCCAACAGTTGTAAATTCGATGATACCTCTTTCATCACCATTGTGGAGTATGCCTACGCCTTCTGGTGATGCATTGCAATCTAGTGTCATGCAAAGAGGTTCAGTCATGGATTATCAGCAGACACTTAGTCCATTGCATCCTTTTCAGACTCCTCCAGTTAGAAACTTTGTTGGACATCACACTCCGTGGATATCTCAGGGCCCCTTTCGTGGTCCCTGGATGGCTTCTCCACAAACTTCTGCTGCGCCTGATGCCAGTGCTCGTTTACCTAACACAGAAGCAATTAAGTTGACTCCTGTCAAAGAATCATCTGTGCTGCATTCCTCTGGTATAAAGCATCCAGTGGTTCATAGCGGGGTCCCTACTAGCACTTCCCTGCTTGATCCAAAAAAGGTAACAGCATCACCTGGAAAGAATTCTACAGATCCAAAGtctagaaaaagaagaaaaaatccaGTTTCTGAGGATCTTGGTCAGATTGTTTTGCAGTCTCAATCTCAACCTGAGCCAGTTTCAACCCCTGCTGTTACTACACATCTTCCCACTTCTGTTGCCTTTACAATGCCCACTGGTTTTGCATCTAAAGCCACTTCAGAAAAATTCGTTATATCTGAATCTCCTATATCATCCATGGATCACCTCCAAAAAAAGGCAGACCAGGATGTACAGCAGAGGGCTAGTTTGTCAGAGGAAACCCTTAGTAAAGTTAAGGAGGCTAGATTACAGGCAGAGGATGCTGCTGTCCTCTCTGCAGCTGCTGTTAGTCACAGCCAAGAAGTTTGGAGTCAATTGGAAGAGCGAAAAAATTCTGGATTGGTTTCAGATGTTGAAGCTAAATTAGCTTCTGCAGCTGTTGCAGTAGCAGCCGCTGCTGCTGTTGCAAAGGCAGCAGCTGCAGCAGCCAAGGTTGCATCAAATGCTGCACTGCAAGCAAAGATAATGGCTGAAGAAGCACTTGTTTTGAATGGTTATGGCAATCCTAGTCAAAGTACTGGAACTTCTCTCCCTGATAGTATGAATATTTTGGGACAGGCTACTCCTGCATCCATTCTGAAGGGTGATAACAGAACAAATAGCTCCAGTTCAATCATTATAGCTGCTAAGGAGGCTGTTAGAAAAAGGGTTGAAGCTGCTTCAGCCGCCACTAAAAGAGCTGAAAATATGGATGCGATTGTAAAAGCTGCTGAGCTGGCAGCAGAGGCCATATCACAAGCTGGAAAGATTGTTGCAATGGGTGATCCTTTGCCGTTGACTGAACTGCTGGATTTTGGTCCAGAGGGTTATTGGAAAGTATCCAGAGAATCTACTGAGCTTGTTGGGAAATCAATTGAGGtaaatagagaaaaattaaGCAATGATATTGTTGGAGAGGGTCCAGGTACTTCTAATAAGCATATAAAAGATGGACCATTGGAAAAAGAATCTAAGAGTACTACACATGAGAAGTCACATCTTCAAACAGAGATGCCAAAGGAGTCAATGGTGGATCACATGAGATTGGTAGATGGAATTTCAGTTCCTATTCCAACTAATGAAACAGATTCAAGAGTTCAAAAGGGCCGAAAAGTTTCTGATTTGGCAAAAACCATCGGTGTGGTTCCTGAATCTGAGATTGGATCAAGATCTACTGTTCGGAATGAGTATGAAAAGGCTGCAGAAACTTTTAAAGAGGACAGCATCAAGGAGGGTTCACACGTAGAG GTTCTTAAAGATACAGATGGATTTAAAGCAGCTTGGTTCACGGCCAATGTATTGAGTTTGGAGGATGGGAAAGCATATGTCTGTTACACTGAACTTCAGACAGACAATG CGGAGGGACCGCTGAAGGAATGGGTGTCGCTCCAAGGTGAAGGAGACAAGGTGCCAAAAATACGCACTGCCCGTCCTGTTACTATCATGCGATATGAAGGAACAAGGAAGAGACGTAGAGCAGCTATGGGAGATTATAATTGGTCTGTTGGAGATAGAGTTGATGCATGGATTAGAGACAG CTGGTGCGAAGGGATTATCACTGAAAAGAACAAGAAAGATGAAACTGAATTAACTGTCCATTTTCCAG CTCAAGGAGAAACATCAGTTGTAAGAGCCTGGCATCTTCGGCCTTCTCTCATTTGGAAGGATGGGGAATGGATAGAATGGTCCAATTTGCGAGAAAATGTCAGTGCTTCCCATGAG GGTGATATGCCACAGGAAAAACGAATAAAGTTGGGCAGTCCAGCAGTAGAAGCCAAAGGGAAGGATAAGATGTTAGAAAGCAAGGGTGTTGTGGAATTAGGGAAATCGGAGGAGTCAAGATTACTGGATTTATCAGAGAATGAAAAGGTGTTTAATGTTGGTAAGAACACCAGAAACGAGAATAAGCCTGATGCTCTCAGAACATTACGGACTGGTTTGCAGAAGGAAGGATCAAGAGTTGTTATTGGTGTTCCTAAGCCtggaaagaagagaaaattcatGGAAGTAAGCAAACATTATGTTGCAGATCGgggaaataaaattaatgaacCAAATGATTCAGTTAAATTTGTGAAATATTTGATGCCTCAAGGCTCAGGATCCCGTGGATGGAAAAATAGTACTAAAAGTAGTATTTTAAAGGACAAACGAGTAGCTGAAACCAAGCCCAGAGGTCTTAAGACTGGAAAACCACAAAGTGTCTCAGGTAGAGCTGTTCCAGCAAAGGACAACCTCTCAATTAATGCAGTTTCTGCTCCTGATGATGGCACTCTGACAAATCACTCAGCAAAAGTCAAGGATTCTGTAAGCCATGCTGAGAATGCATCAGGAAAGCATAACCAGTTTGATATTGGATCGCTCTCTAGCACTCTGGGAACCGCAGAGGgcccaattttattttcttcacgGGCTTCTTCATCAGATGGATCCTCCAAGAAAGTTTCCACATCAAATGCCAAATCTGAGAGGGCTAATAAAGGAAAACTTGCACCAGCTGGTGGAAAGTTAGCCAAAATTGAGGAGGAAAAAATCTTTAATGGTAATTCTGCAAAATTAACCTCTGAAGTTGTCGAGCCTCGTAGATCTAATCGCAGAATTCAACCAACATCAAGG CTATTGGAAGGATTACAAAGTTCATTGATCATCTCAAAGATTCCCTCTGTTTCACATGACAAGGGTCACAAAAGTTCAAATAGGAGTGCTTCTAGAG GGAATAACCATGGCTGA